In Schizosaccharomyces osmophilus chromosome 1, complete sequence, the genomic window aaaaaaaggataatgAAAGGGGTGGGACTCGAACCCACGAGCTTTCGCACTAGTGCCTTAAACTAGCTCCATAACCACTCGGACACCCTTCCTGTtatgatttggaagaagtaaaaTATCTTTAGAGGACAGATAATATGTGGAATGGAAATGGAATGTGGTGGTGAAGCAAGTGGTAGAGGATGTCTTGCTAGTGGGCTCTTTCTCGGAGGACGCTTGCTTCCCTAcccaaaaatcaaaagacaCAGGTTGTGGtttagtttatttttttctattttttgaaggaatttttgTCACAGTGAATTTGTATTcgactttcttttccttttctgtTTAATTAATAAGCGTTTTTCTGGATTTTCCTGAATTTCTATCCAACAACAGCGTTTTCTCTATGGCATCTGTTGCAGAATCTGCTGCGCAAAAAGACGAGCTTCGTCATGACCAATGGTCTCAAATATTGCGCCGACCTGGCCCTTTTGCTCCCGATGTGGATCCGCAGCTCGACTTCCACGACctattttcttccaaaatccTCGTTGTCGGGGCCGGCGGACTTGGTTGCGaaattctcaaaaatttgGCCCTCAGTGGATTTCGCGAGTTGCATGTCATTGACATGGACACCATCGACGTGTCGAATCTGAACCGCCAATTCTTGTTTACAGAACACGATGTCGGAAACTCCAAGGCTTCTGTAGCTGCCAAGGCCATTATGCGACGCATCCCCTCCACCACCGTCATACCCTTCCATGGTAGAATCCAGGATAAGTCTTTCGATTACTACAAACAATTCCAATTGGTCGTCTGTGGGCTCGACTCTGTTGAGGCCCGTCGGTGGATCAACTCTACCCTTGTCTCGATTGCCAAAGGCGGTGATTTCTTGCCCTTAATCGATGGTGGCTCCGAAGGTCTCAAAGGCCAAGCTCGTGTCATTTTGCCTTCCATCACAAGCTGTTACGAATGCTCGCTCGAGATGTTGACTCCCAAAACCTCTTATCCCATTTGCACCATTGCCAACACTCCCCGCCTGCCCGAACACTGTGTGGAATGGGCCTTTTTGCTCGAATGGCCCCGTGTTGCTGTAAACAATTCCGAAAACACCAAATCCTCCCAAGAAATTTCCCTTCAAGATGAAGGTTCCTTGCGAGAGGAAACGTCCGTGAGCCTTGCTCCTGCTTTCGATCCCGACATCCCTTGGCATGTGGATTGGATTGTAGACCGTGCACGAGCTCGTGCCGCTGCTTTCGAAATCAATGCTCAAGACATCGATCgctttttcgttttgggTATTGTCAAACGCATCATCCCCGCTGTTGCTTCTACCAATGCCATTATTGCCGCTGCTTGCTGCAATGAGGCCCTCAAAATCCTTACCGACTGCAATCCCACTCTTGACAATTATATGATGTTTGTTGGCGAAGACGCTACGTACACATTCACCTtcaatttggaaaaacgaAGCGACTGTTCCGTCTGTGGCGCTCTCACCGAAAGCTAtccattttccaaagcCCGTCCTCCTCTCTTGTCTACTCTCATTCATCACTATCAGACAAAGTATCAACTCCATAGTCCCTCTGTATCGTCCACCAGCGGGTTTCCCTTATATTTCTCGTCTCCCCTTCCTTTACAGCAAGCCACCGCTACAAATTTGTCCAAATCCATTCTTGATTTGATATCCCCCAGTCAACAGTTGGTTTTTACGGACAAGGCTTTAACAACAAgtctttatatttctttacaGGAAATCACTGATGGACCATAATATTTTCTACTTTCCCACTACCGCTTCatctctctctctctctctctctctctctctctcttttcattttgtttttttgtttttttaaaatgtATTTATTCGCTATGGTTTTCGATTTTCATGCAAGAAGCCATTTCTAGTCTCATCAAGTTTTCAGTTTGTATTagtaaaatttttttttcttaatttcaGCACACtttgcttttatgaatgtctttttccatttctccttcttccaTTCTATAATACCTGAAACCATGATTTTCAGTCCACTAAAGTAAACTTCTCCCACCTTTTTCGAGTAGAATCATTCCTGTGcgaatcttctttttacaatttcttttccttttatttttatcatttcttttcgcttgtacctttttttttgtttatttgtttacaggATACAAAACTACGTTCAGTTACTTTATCGCATATGCATCACCAGTAACTGGTCAAAAcgactttcttttcaatatttCTTGGGTCCTATCTGATCTCCCACTATGAAAAGAGATAAAAACTCCAGTCTCTTATAACTATCCGTTAACTTCATTTATATTAAAACCAACTAATTTCTCTTCACCTTTCACGAACTTCAGTTTCGGATTTTGCCGTTCTTTGTCGGCACAAATTCCTTTGTTCTTCGACTTTGGATATTAAAATCCTCAGTCTACTTGTCTGTCCACTGAATCTGAGTATCAGTTTTGTACTCCTATATATTTTCACTTGTCGGTTACACATTTGGcaatttgatttttcgttttcgttaattttataaaagtttGGGGTTTTGCCTTTTGCTActgtttattcttttatattttattggGTCGCCAATTTTCTTAtgtctttcttctctttctaaGCCCTTATTGTTTCTCTAGGAAAAAGCATCATTCTTACAATCTTTGTTGGTAAATTTCTCTAACTCTCTTCTTGTTAATTTCTCAAGATATTCTGCTTTGAGCCTTCGTCAGTATGCCTGCATCCAGGTCTGAAAGGACTCGTGCTACTCCAATTAATAGCCTGAAACAAAAGCGTAGTAGTGTCTTTCCGAATTTTGAAACCAGTACGGATCCTAATCTCATCAGCCAAAGTTATCGAGATACTAATGACATTCACCTCTTGTCCGCTAGACTTGCTTCCGTCGATGTCGATGGAGCCCATGTGCCACGTTCCCCTTCCCCAGATATAACCGATGATGCGTCTGCTTATTGGCAAGATCAGTATTCTGTTTCTTCATATTCTCGTCCCCGATCCGTGCTTACCCGTCCGTCCAATACTGACCTTTTAATTCCCTGGGAACAAGACGAGAGCCATCCTTTACTTCTTTCCTCCGACAACCGACTTTCTTCGACGTATGGTTTGGAAAACACTCCTCTGCCGAATGGTGCTTCCCCGGCTCATCACGAGAAAGTCGGCTCTCGTTTTTCGTTCCACAGAGTGtataattatttctttgatgaTAAGGGTCCGTCGTTAATCTTATACAACATCCCTTCTGTCACAATTGGTTTACTCCTCAACATCTTAGATGCATTATCCTATGGTTTAATTCTCTTTCCTATTTCTAATCCtatcttcaaaaacttggGCGCTGATGGCCTTGCGATCTTTTACGTTAGTTGTATCGTCTCTCAGTTAGTGTTTTCTTTCGGCGGTTCAGCATTCAATGGCTCAGTGGGTTCTGAAATGATTGAGGTTATCCCCttctttcatcaaattgCCTTTACTGTTCTTAATCATGTCGGCGAAGATAATCCAAAATCTGTCATTGCCACAACCGTTCTTGCTTACTGCCTTTCCAGTATTCTTACCGGAATTGTATTCGTATTGCTTGGATTCTTGCGCCTCGGTAGACTCATTGAATTCTTTCCTCGTCATATCCTTTTGGGATGCATAGGTGGTGTTGGTTACTTTCTTGTAAACACAGCTATTTTTGTATCCTCTAGAATTGAAGATAATAATCTTTCCCATTGGGAGTGccttgtttctttgtttgaaCCTTTACCTCTCGCCCGATGGATGACACCTTTGTTTATGGCTCTTATGCTTGAAGTTGCCCAATCTCGCTGGGGACATCCGTTTCTaattccttcattttttattcttgcTCCTATgttattttactttttggtATGGGTAATACCAGGCTTAAATTTAGAATTTCTGCGGGAAACAGGTTGGGTCTTTTCTAGTACCCAAAGCGACGTACCGTGGTACCATTACTATGAGCTATTCAGCTTCCAAGATACAAATTGGGGAGCTATAATGGCAACAGTTCCAGAAATGCTGGCTTTGACTTTTTTCGGCATTCTCCACGTTCCCATCAACGTTCCTGCTTTGGCCATTTCCACTGGCATGGAGAAAATAGATACAGACAAGGAATTAATTGGTCATGGTATTAGCAA contains:
- the uba3 gene encoding NEDD8 activating enzyme E1-type Uba3 gives rise to the protein MASVAESAAQKDELRHDQWSQILRRPGPFAPDVDPQLDFHDLFSSKILVVGAGGLGCEILKNLALSGFRELHVIDMDTIDVSNLNRQFLFTEHDVGNSKASVAAKAIMRRIPSTTVIPFHGRIQDKSFDYYKQFQLVVCGLDSVEARRWINSTLVSIAKGGDFLPLIDGGSEGLKGQARVILPSITSCYECSLEMLTPKTSYPICTIANTPRLPEHCVEWAFLLEWPRVAVNNSENTKSSQEISLQDEGSLREETSVSLAPAFDPDIPWHVDWIVDRARARAAAFEINAQDIDRFFVLGIVKRIIPAVASTNAIIAAACCNEALKILTDCNPTLDNYMMFVGEDATYTFTFNLEKRSDCSVCGALTESYPFSKARPPLLSTLIHHYQTKYQLHSPSVSSTSGFPLYFSSPLPLQQATATNLSKSILDLISPSQQLVFTDKALTTSLYISLQEITDGP